Proteins found in one Megalobrama amblycephala isolate DHTTF-2021 linkage group LG5, ASM1881202v1, whole genome shotgun sequence genomic segment:
- the LOC125269238 gene encoding adhesion G-protein coupled receptor G2-like isoform X2 codes for MLFLGIMSQQKQNFLWLMIVCCASHQITCSKKLKIQANSTDTCFWKTSISTTYPAINWECLSDYGILDENSHMNVTLNISSQGQCKTYSFNITNNGNQCEVRMNETFAGIKLWIFPNVNCLAPFGWNEMGMICHEIGSSSNDQGCWRTPSVDPEERCRNALYDNNTCRERSTYILSFNNQEWRCVTCSKSQTSTASEGNGNYHLKPHEKIYNITRVDLEDKDGVVDSSKASDALEELDTLFEQMEKDNTRNAGLAIGNAIGVLQIQDKNTETKDTCYASDPNIVNVVDCQSVPNVSWSVKISKEAFNKSRLENNGKAFLGVLRFNNMGNKSVLNNEVYGITMKANISNLTDNIEMFFTKKDLVGEASCSSWDGKGNLTWTTSGCETEKVDNNTIKCSCSHLTFFAVLMSPTDVNANITAPYVDSLSFITSIGSGISMFFLSVALFMHFLLRKAKSNQATKILMNMFVALFLLNLSFLSNESIANTEVKAACVFIALLMHYSMLTTFTWFFMQALHMYLWLIRQNVTITNYMRKITVFGWTFPAPIVVAVVSIGGFKSVIINTTSGKTTQMCWITDPFIHYIVNIGYYALVFIFTSGIFITICTRIVQTRRRRAADGKKKTFRKQLMMVLSLFLLFGLTWAVAFFSYGAMLIPSYYIFTVLNSFQGFFLFLYYYHIHKDIEGCFSDDPERSSSTTTIVQSKNNAVENVNNQPK; via the exons AT GCTGTTTTTGGGAATTATGTCTCAACAAAAGCAGAATTTTCTGTGGCTGATGATCGTCTGTTGTGCTTCACACCAGATAA CCTGttcaaaaaaactgaaaatccAAGCCAATTCGACAGATACATGCTTCTGGAAAACAAGTATCTCAACAACATATCCAG CTATAAATTGGGAATGTCTATCAGATTATGGTATACTTGATGAGAATTCTCACATGAACGTCACACTAAACATCTCATCTCAGG GACAGTGCAAAACATACAGTTTCAACATAACAAACAATGGGAATCAATGTGAAGTCCGAATGAATGAGACGTTTGCAGGCATAAAGCTGTGGATATTCCCAAATGTTAATTGTCTGGCACCGTTTGGGTGGAATGAAATGG GTATGATTTGCCATGAGATTGGCAGCAGCAGCAACGATCAAG GTTGTTGGCGTACCCCTTCAGTCGATCCTGAAGAGAGATGTAGAAATGCTTTATATGACAATAATACATGCAGAG AAAGAAGCACATACATTCTGAGTTTCAACAACCAAGAATGGAGGTGTGTGACCTGCAGTAAGAGTCAAACCAGTACAGCTTCTGAAGGGAATGGAAATTACCATCTTAAACCACatgagaaaatatataatataactaGAGTTGATTTAGAAGACAAGGATGGAGTTGTTGATTCCTCAAAAGCATC GGACGCCTTGGAGGAGTTGGATACTCTATTTGAGCAGATGGAAAAAGACAACACAAGGAATGCAGGGCTTGCCATAGGGAACGCTATTGGTGTTCTCCAAATACAAGACAAGAACACAGAAACTAAAGACACATGCTATGCTTCAGATCCAAACATTGTCAAT GTTGTTGATTGTCAAAGTGTCCCAAATGTTTCCTGGTCTGTAAAGATTTCCAAGGAGGCCTTTAATAAATCACGTTtggaaaacaatggaaaagcgTTTCTTGGAGTTCTACGGTTCAATAATATGGGAAACAag AGTGTTTTGAACAATGAGGTTTATGGAATAACGATGAAGGCAAATATATCCAACCTTACCGACAATATAGAAATGTTCTTTACAAAGAAAGACCTG GTCGGTGAGGCGTCCTGCAGTTCTTGGGATGGAAAAG GAAATCTTACATGGACAACGTCTGGCTGTGAGACAGAAAAAGTCGACAATAACACCATAAAGTGCTCGTGTTCACATCTGACGTTCTTTGCAGTGCTGATG TCTCCTACAGATGTAAATGCAAACATCACAGCGCCATATGTGGATTCATTGAGTTTCATCACTTCTATCGGCTCCGGCATCTCCATGTTTTTTCTGTCCGTCGCTCTGTTCATGCATTTCCTGTTACG GAAAGCCAAATCAAATCAGGCCACAAAGATCTTGATGAACATGTTTGTGGCTTTGTTTCTCCTGAATTTATCCTTTTTGTCAAACGAGAGCATCGCCAACACAGAAGTCAAGGCTGCGTGTGTCTTCATAGCGCTGCTCATGCATTACTCCATGCTGACTACATTCACCTGGTTCTTCATGCAAGCTCTTCATATGTACTTATGGCTCATCAGACAGAACGTCACCATCACAAACTACATGAGGAAGATCACCGTGTTCGGCTGGA CGTTTCCGGCTCCTATAGTCGTAGCTGTTGTTTCAATAGGAGGATTTAAATCAGTGATTATAAACACAACATCTGGAAAAACCACACAAAT GTGCTGGATTACAGATCCTTTTATTCACTACATAGTGAACATTGGCTACTACGCTTTAGTTTTTATCTTCACGTCAGGAATCTTCATCACTATCTGCACTAGGATTGTTCAAACCCGACGCAGAAGAGCAGCTGATGGCAAGAAAAAAACGTTCAGAAAGCAGCTCATGATGGTGTTGAGTTTGTTCCTGCTCTTCGGCCTGACGTGGGCTGTGGCGTTCTTCAGTTATGGAGCGATGCTCATTCCCTCATATTACATCTTCACCGTGCTGAACTCGTTTCAGG ggtttttcctcttcctgtatTACTACCACATTCACAAAGACATAGAAGGTTGTTTCTCTGATGATCCAGAAAGGTCCAGCTCCACCACAACAATCGTTCAATCCAAAAATAATGCAGTGGAAAACGTTAATAATCAGCCTAAATAA
- the LOC125269235 gene encoding adhesion G-protein coupled receptor G2-like isoform X2 — MSRQKQNLLWLMIVCCASHQISCSKIILVGDNLTDTCFGDSCNKDINLTCPSGCHTKIENVCTMNVKINTSSLGHCETRGNKHSFNIANYGGKYEVRMNETTEDMELCFLPNESKCQLSKVPVDTLICNTTASACTLNANPNTGCLKLPSVDPNKTCEKASYDSDLCSRKEGSKYVLHLNGSEWMCVSCDDERSTTVRPTSQTTTKNPTTRFTPMSQTTTKNPTTSFTAPKITYNPTISSKPSVTIQLPTTILQTSEIIYNLTTDDLIDTDGFINPSKASDAMNNLESIMEENNTSNAQIIMGDVIGLLHIQDENTETRDMCYSSDPNRIDFVDCQSDWKTDIPWSVKIPSEAFNKSRLEHKGRASLGVLRFKNMGKDETKNYTVLNNEVYGITMCTNISNLANNIEMFFTQNDLVGEASCRSWDGKGNLTWTTSGCETVKVDNNTIKCSCSHLTFFAVLMSLPDRNITAPYVKSLSFITSIGCGISMFFLSVALFMHFLLRKAKSNQATKILMNMFVALFLLDLSFLSNESVANTEVKAACVFIALLMHYSMLTTFTWFFIQALHMYLWLIRQNVTITNYMRKITVFGWTFAAPIVITVVSFGGYKAVIINTTSGNNTQMCWTTDPLIHYIVNIGYYALVFIFTAGIFIMIVTRIVQARHIRAPDGKRKTFRKQLMMVLSLFLLFGLTWAVAFFSYGVMLIPSYYIFTVLNSFQGFFLFLYYYNIHNDVGGNFSDDPEGSGSTTTIVQSRNNAVENIYNKHN; from the exons ATGTCTCGACAAAAGCAGAATTTGCTGTGGCTGATGATCGTCTGTTGTGCATCACACCAGATAA GCTGCTCAAAAATAATACTAGTTGGCGACAATTTGACAGATACATGTTTCGGGGACTCATGTAACAAAG ATATTAATCTGACATGTCCATCAGGTTGTCATACAAAAATAGAGAATGTTTGCACAATGAATGTCAAAATAAACACATCTTCTCTAg GACACTGTGAAACACGTGGCAATAAACATAGTTTCAACATAGCAAACTATGGAGGGAAATATGAAGTAAGAATGAATGAGACGACTGAAGACATGGAGCTGTGTTTTTTGCCAAATGAATCAAAATGTCAGCTATCAAAGGTCCCGG TAGACACTTTGATTTGCAACACCACAGCCTCCGCCTGCACCCTAAATGCAAACCCAAACACAG GTTGTCTGAAATTACCTTCTGTTGATCCAAATAAGACATGTGAAAAAGCTTCATATGACAGTGATCTATGCAGCA GGAAAGAAGGAAGCAAATATGTTCTGCATTTAAACGGGAGTGAATGGATGTGTGTCAGCTGTGATGATGAAAGATCAACTACTGTCAGACCGACGTCACAAACCACCACTAAAAATCCAACTACACGTTTCACACCAATGTCACAAACCACCACTAAAAATCCAACTACCAGTTTCACAGCACCCAAGATAACTTACAATCCAACTATTAGTTCCAAACCATCGGTGACAATCCAACTACCAACTACCATTCTCCAAACATCTGAGATAATTTACAATCTAACTACAGATGATCTAATAGACACGGATGGATTTATTAATCCCTCAAAAGCATC AGATGCCATGAACAATCTGGAGTCTATAATGGAAGAGAACAATACAAGCAATGCACAGATCATCATGGGGGATGTTATTGGTCTTCTTCACATACAAGACGAGAACACAGAAACCAGAGACATGTGTTACTCTTCAGATCCAAACAGGATAGAT TTTGTTGACTGTCAAAGTGACTGGAAGACAGACATTCCCTGGTCTGTAAAGATTCCCAGTGAGGCCTTTAATAAATCAAGACTGGAACACAAAGGCAGGGCATCACTGGGAGTTCTACGGTTCAAAAACATGGGAAAG gATGAAACTAAAAATTACACTGTTTTAAACAATGAGGTTTATGGAATAACGATGTGCACCAATATCTCCAATCTTGCCAACAATATAGAAATGTTCTTTACACAGAATGATCTG GTCGGTGAGGCATCCTGCAGATCTTGGGATGGAAAAG GAAATCTTACATGGACGACGTCTGGCTGTGAGACAGTAAAAGTCGACAATAACACCATAAAGTGCTCGTGTTCACATCTGACGTTCTTTGCAGTGCTGATG TCTCTGCCAGATAGAAACATCACAGCGCCGTATGTGAAATCATTGAGCTTCATCACTTCTATCGGCTGCGGCATCTCCATGTTTTTTCTGTCCGTCGCTCTGTTCATGCATTTCCTGTTACG GAAAGCCAAATCAAATCAGGCCACGAAGATCTTGATGAACATGTTTGTGGCTTTGTTTCTCCTGGATTTATCCTTTTTGTCAAACGAGAGCGTCGCCAACACAGAAGTCAAGGCTGCGTGTGTCTTCATAGCGCTGCTCATGCATTACTCCATGCTGACTACATTCACCTGGTTCTTCATTCAAGCTCTTCATATGTACTTATGGCTCATCAGACAGAACGTCACCATCACAAACTACATGAGGAAGATCACCGTGTTCGGCTGGA CATTTGCAGCTCCAATAGTCATAACTGTAGTTTCATTTGGAGGATATAAAGCAGTGATTATAAACACAACATCTGGAAATAACACACAAAT GTGCTGGACTACAGATCCTTTAATTCACTACATAGTGAACATTGGCTACTACGCTTTAGTCTTCATCTTCACGGCTGGAATCTTCATCATGATCGTCACTAGGATTGTCCAAGCCCGACACATAAGAGCACCTGATGGCAAGAGAAAGACGTTCAGAAAGCAGCTCATGATGGTGTTGAGTTTGTTCCTGCTCTTCGGCCTGACGTGGGCTGTGGCGTTCTTCAGTTATGGAGTGATGCTCATTCCCTCATATTACATCTTCACTGTGCTGAACTCATTTCAGG ggtttttcctcttcctgtatTACTACAACATTCACAATGACGTTGGGGGAAATTTCTCTGATGATCCAGAAGGCTCCGGCTCCACCACAACCATCGTTCAATCCAGAAATAATGCTGtggaaaatatttataataagcATAATTAA
- the LOC125269238 gene encoding adhesion G-protein coupled receptor G2-like isoform X1, producing MLFLGIMSQQKQNFLWLMIVCCASHQITCSKKLKIQANSTDTCFWKTSISTTYPAINWECLSDYGILDENSHMNVTLNISSQGQCKTYSFNITNNGNQCEVRMNETFAGIKLWIFPNVNCLAPFGWNEMGMICHEIGSSSNDQGCWRTPSVDPEERCRNALYDNNTCREERSTYILSFNNQEWRCVTCSKSQTSTASEGNGNYHLKPHEKIYNITRVDLEDKDGVVDSSKASDALEELDTLFEQMEKDNTRNAGLAIGNAIGVLQIQDKNTETKDTCYASDPNIVNVVDCQSVPNVSWSVKISKEAFNKSRLENNGKAFLGVLRFNNMGNKSVLNNEVYGITMKANISNLTDNIEMFFTKKDLVGEASCSSWDGKGNLTWTTSGCETEKVDNNTIKCSCSHLTFFAVLMSPTDVNANITAPYVDSLSFITSIGSGISMFFLSVALFMHFLLRKAKSNQATKILMNMFVALFLLNLSFLSNESIANTEVKAACVFIALLMHYSMLTTFTWFFMQALHMYLWLIRQNVTITNYMRKITVFGWTFPAPIVVAVVSIGGFKSVIINTTSGKTTQMCWITDPFIHYIVNIGYYALVFIFTSGIFITICTRIVQTRRRRAADGKKKTFRKQLMMVLSLFLLFGLTWAVAFFSYGAMLIPSYYIFTVLNSFQGFFLFLYYYHIHKDIEGCFSDDPERSSSTTTIVQSKNNAVENVNNQPK from the exons AT GCTGTTTTTGGGAATTATGTCTCAACAAAAGCAGAATTTTCTGTGGCTGATGATCGTCTGTTGTGCTTCACACCAGATAA CCTGttcaaaaaaactgaaaatccAAGCCAATTCGACAGATACATGCTTCTGGAAAACAAGTATCTCAACAACATATCCAG CTATAAATTGGGAATGTCTATCAGATTATGGTATACTTGATGAGAATTCTCACATGAACGTCACACTAAACATCTCATCTCAGG GACAGTGCAAAACATACAGTTTCAACATAACAAACAATGGGAATCAATGTGAAGTCCGAATGAATGAGACGTTTGCAGGCATAAAGCTGTGGATATTCCCAAATGTTAATTGTCTGGCACCGTTTGGGTGGAATGAAATGG GTATGATTTGCCATGAGATTGGCAGCAGCAGCAACGATCAAG GTTGTTGGCGTACCCCTTCAGTCGATCCTGAAGAGAGATGTAGAAATGCTTTATATGACAATAATACATGCAGAG AAGAAAGAAGCACATACATTCTGAGTTTCAACAACCAAGAATGGAGGTGTGTGACCTGCAGTAAGAGTCAAACCAGTACAGCTTCTGAAGGGAATGGAAATTACCATCTTAAACCACatgagaaaatatataatataactaGAGTTGATTTAGAAGACAAGGATGGAGTTGTTGATTCCTCAAAAGCATC GGACGCCTTGGAGGAGTTGGATACTCTATTTGAGCAGATGGAAAAAGACAACACAAGGAATGCAGGGCTTGCCATAGGGAACGCTATTGGTGTTCTCCAAATACAAGACAAGAACACAGAAACTAAAGACACATGCTATGCTTCAGATCCAAACATTGTCAAT GTTGTTGATTGTCAAAGTGTCCCAAATGTTTCCTGGTCTGTAAAGATTTCCAAGGAGGCCTTTAATAAATCACGTTtggaaaacaatggaaaagcgTTTCTTGGAGTTCTACGGTTCAATAATATGGGAAACAag AGTGTTTTGAACAATGAGGTTTATGGAATAACGATGAAGGCAAATATATCCAACCTTACCGACAATATAGAAATGTTCTTTACAAAGAAAGACCTG GTCGGTGAGGCGTCCTGCAGTTCTTGGGATGGAAAAG GAAATCTTACATGGACAACGTCTGGCTGTGAGACAGAAAAAGTCGACAATAACACCATAAAGTGCTCGTGTTCACATCTGACGTTCTTTGCAGTGCTGATG TCTCCTACAGATGTAAATGCAAACATCACAGCGCCATATGTGGATTCATTGAGTTTCATCACTTCTATCGGCTCCGGCATCTCCATGTTTTTTCTGTCCGTCGCTCTGTTCATGCATTTCCTGTTACG GAAAGCCAAATCAAATCAGGCCACAAAGATCTTGATGAACATGTTTGTGGCTTTGTTTCTCCTGAATTTATCCTTTTTGTCAAACGAGAGCATCGCCAACACAGAAGTCAAGGCTGCGTGTGTCTTCATAGCGCTGCTCATGCATTACTCCATGCTGACTACATTCACCTGGTTCTTCATGCAAGCTCTTCATATGTACTTATGGCTCATCAGACAGAACGTCACCATCACAAACTACATGAGGAAGATCACCGTGTTCGGCTGGA CGTTTCCGGCTCCTATAGTCGTAGCTGTTGTTTCAATAGGAGGATTTAAATCAGTGATTATAAACACAACATCTGGAAAAACCACACAAAT GTGCTGGATTACAGATCCTTTTATTCACTACATAGTGAACATTGGCTACTACGCTTTAGTTTTTATCTTCACGTCAGGAATCTTCATCACTATCTGCACTAGGATTGTTCAAACCCGACGCAGAAGAGCAGCTGATGGCAAGAAAAAAACGTTCAGAAAGCAGCTCATGATGGTGTTGAGTTTGTTCCTGCTCTTCGGCCTGACGTGGGCTGTGGCGTTCTTCAGTTATGGAGCGATGCTCATTCCCTCATATTACATCTTCACCGTGCTGAACTCGTTTCAGG ggtttttcctcttcctgtatTACTACCACATTCACAAAGACATAGAAGGTTGTTTCTCTGATGATCCAGAAAGGTCCAGCTCCACCACAACAATCGTTCAATCCAAAAATAATGCAGTGGAAAACGTTAATAATCAGCCTAAATAA
- the LOC125269235 gene encoding adhesion G-protein coupled receptor G2-like isoform X1 — MLFLGIMSRQKQNLLWLMIVCCASHQISCSKIILVGDNLTDTCFGDSCNKDINLTCPSGCHTKIENVCTMNVKINTSSLGHCETRGNKHSFNIANYGGKYEVRMNETTEDMELCFLPNESKCQLSKVPVDTLICNTTASACTLNANPNTGCLKLPSVDPNKTCEKASYDSDLCSRKEGSKYVLHLNGSEWMCVSCDDERSTTVRPTSQTTTKNPTTRFTPMSQTTTKNPTTSFTAPKITYNPTISSKPSVTIQLPTTILQTSEIIYNLTTDDLIDTDGFINPSKASDAMNNLESIMEENNTSNAQIIMGDVIGLLHIQDENTETRDMCYSSDPNRIDFVDCQSDWKTDIPWSVKIPSEAFNKSRLEHKGRASLGVLRFKNMGKDETKNYTVLNNEVYGITMCTNISNLANNIEMFFTQNDLVGEASCRSWDGKGNLTWTTSGCETVKVDNNTIKCSCSHLTFFAVLMSLPDRNITAPYVKSLSFITSIGCGISMFFLSVALFMHFLLRKAKSNQATKILMNMFVALFLLDLSFLSNESVANTEVKAACVFIALLMHYSMLTTFTWFFIQALHMYLWLIRQNVTITNYMRKITVFGWTFAAPIVITVVSFGGYKAVIINTTSGNNTQMCWTTDPLIHYIVNIGYYALVFIFTAGIFIMIVTRIVQARHIRAPDGKRKTFRKQLMMVLSLFLLFGLTWAVAFFSYGVMLIPSYYIFTVLNSFQGFFLFLYYYNIHNDVGGNFSDDPEGSGSTTTIVQSRNNAVENIYNKHN, encoded by the exons AT GCTGTTTTTAGGAATTATGTCTCGACAAAAGCAGAATTTGCTGTGGCTGATGATCGTCTGTTGTGCATCACACCAGATAA GCTGCTCAAAAATAATACTAGTTGGCGACAATTTGACAGATACATGTTTCGGGGACTCATGTAACAAAG ATATTAATCTGACATGTCCATCAGGTTGTCATACAAAAATAGAGAATGTTTGCACAATGAATGTCAAAATAAACACATCTTCTCTAg GACACTGTGAAACACGTGGCAATAAACATAGTTTCAACATAGCAAACTATGGAGGGAAATATGAAGTAAGAATGAATGAGACGACTGAAGACATGGAGCTGTGTTTTTTGCCAAATGAATCAAAATGTCAGCTATCAAAGGTCCCGG TAGACACTTTGATTTGCAACACCACAGCCTCCGCCTGCACCCTAAATGCAAACCCAAACACAG GTTGTCTGAAATTACCTTCTGTTGATCCAAATAAGACATGTGAAAAAGCTTCATATGACAGTGATCTATGCAGCA GGAAAGAAGGAAGCAAATATGTTCTGCATTTAAACGGGAGTGAATGGATGTGTGTCAGCTGTGATGATGAAAGATCAACTACTGTCAGACCGACGTCACAAACCACCACTAAAAATCCAACTACACGTTTCACACCAATGTCACAAACCACCACTAAAAATCCAACTACCAGTTTCACAGCACCCAAGATAACTTACAATCCAACTATTAGTTCCAAACCATCGGTGACAATCCAACTACCAACTACCATTCTCCAAACATCTGAGATAATTTACAATCTAACTACAGATGATCTAATAGACACGGATGGATTTATTAATCCCTCAAAAGCATC AGATGCCATGAACAATCTGGAGTCTATAATGGAAGAGAACAATACAAGCAATGCACAGATCATCATGGGGGATGTTATTGGTCTTCTTCACATACAAGACGAGAACACAGAAACCAGAGACATGTGTTACTCTTCAGATCCAAACAGGATAGAT TTTGTTGACTGTCAAAGTGACTGGAAGACAGACATTCCCTGGTCTGTAAAGATTCCCAGTGAGGCCTTTAATAAATCAAGACTGGAACACAAAGGCAGGGCATCACTGGGAGTTCTACGGTTCAAAAACATGGGAAAG gATGAAACTAAAAATTACACTGTTTTAAACAATGAGGTTTATGGAATAACGATGTGCACCAATATCTCCAATCTTGCCAACAATATAGAAATGTTCTTTACACAGAATGATCTG GTCGGTGAGGCATCCTGCAGATCTTGGGATGGAAAAG GAAATCTTACATGGACGACGTCTGGCTGTGAGACAGTAAAAGTCGACAATAACACCATAAAGTGCTCGTGTTCACATCTGACGTTCTTTGCAGTGCTGATG TCTCTGCCAGATAGAAACATCACAGCGCCGTATGTGAAATCATTGAGCTTCATCACTTCTATCGGCTGCGGCATCTCCATGTTTTTTCTGTCCGTCGCTCTGTTCATGCATTTCCTGTTACG GAAAGCCAAATCAAATCAGGCCACGAAGATCTTGATGAACATGTTTGTGGCTTTGTTTCTCCTGGATTTATCCTTTTTGTCAAACGAGAGCGTCGCCAACACAGAAGTCAAGGCTGCGTGTGTCTTCATAGCGCTGCTCATGCATTACTCCATGCTGACTACATTCACCTGGTTCTTCATTCAAGCTCTTCATATGTACTTATGGCTCATCAGACAGAACGTCACCATCACAAACTACATGAGGAAGATCACCGTGTTCGGCTGGA CATTTGCAGCTCCAATAGTCATAACTGTAGTTTCATTTGGAGGATATAAAGCAGTGATTATAAACACAACATCTGGAAATAACACACAAAT GTGCTGGACTACAGATCCTTTAATTCACTACATAGTGAACATTGGCTACTACGCTTTAGTCTTCATCTTCACGGCTGGAATCTTCATCATGATCGTCACTAGGATTGTCCAAGCCCGACACATAAGAGCACCTGATGGCAAGAGAAAGACGTTCAGAAAGCAGCTCATGATGGTGTTGAGTTTGTTCCTGCTCTTCGGCCTGACGTGGGCTGTGGCGTTCTTCAGTTATGGAGTGATGCTCATTCCCTCATATTACATCTTCACTGTGCTGAACTCATTTCAGG ggtttttcctcttcctgtatTACTACAACATTCACAATGACGTTGGGGGAAATTTCTCTGATGATCCAGAAGGCTCCGGCTCCACCACAACCATCGTTCAATCCAGAAATAATGCTGtggaaaatatttataataagcATAATTAA